One segment of Mycolicibacterium baixiangningiae DNA contains the following:
- a CDS encoding ABC transporter ATP-binding protein — MSAQVVTVRGLRRAFDVQQVLDDLDLDIADGEFVAMLGRSGSGKSTLLRILAGLDNQADGSVVVPRSRAVVFQSPRLLPWRRALANVTFALRDAGPDAPSRAARGQAALDEVGLADKARSWPLSLSGGEAQRVALARALVREPDLLLLDEPFGALDALTRLKMYRLLHDLWARRKMAVLHVTHDVDEAILLADRVVVLSEGKVSLDRRVGLPFPRSRGDEGFDDLRRVLLAELGVREEVGHDNSR, encoded by the coding sequence ATGAGCGCGCAGGTGGTGACGGTGCGTGGCCTGCGGCGCGCATTCGATGTGCAGCAGGTGCTCGACGACCTCGACCTGGACATCGCCGACGGCGAGTTCGTCGCGATGCTGGGCCGGTCGGGATCGGGCAAGAGCACGCTGTTGCGGATTCTGGCCGGTCTCGACAACCAGGCCGACGGTTCGGTGGTGGTGCCCCGGTCCCGCGCGGTGGTCTTCCAGAGTCCCCGCCTGCTGCCCTGGCGTCGCGCCCTGGCCAACGTCACCTTTGCGCTCCGCGACGCCGGCCCCGACGCACCCAGTCGGGCCGCCCGCGGACAAGCCGCCCTGGACGAAGTGGGGTTGGCCGACAAGGCCCGTTCGTGGCCACTGTCGCTGTCCGGCGGTGAGGCGCAACGGGTTGCACTGGCCAGAGCGCTGGTGCGCGAGCCCGACCTTCTCCTGCTCGACGAACCCTTCGGTGCGCTTGACGCCCTGACCCGGCTCAAGATGTACCGCCTGCTGCACGACCTCTGGGCGCGTCGGAAGATGGCCGTCCTGCACGTCACACACGACGTCGACGAGGCGATCCTGCTGGCCGACCGGGTCGTGGTGCTCTCCGAGGGCAAGGTCTCGTTGGACCGCCGTGTGGGTCTGCCGTTCCCGCGCAGCCGTGGCGACGAGGGTTTCGACGATCTGCGCCGCGTCCTGCTCGCCGAACTGGGTGTCCGGGAGGAGGTCGGGCATGACAACAGCCGGTGA
- a CDS encoding FAD-binding protein: MTTAGDVGVHSTDVLVIGGGPAATWAAIAAAETGSRVALVDKGYCGTSGATAAGGNNLWLIPPGPRREESVREREAAAGGLTDADWMLQVLSASWDRIDELAQWGYPFPVGDDGRQLRSSLQGPEYMRRMRRKAHRSGVRILDHHPATALTSDAEGVVNGATGIARQEGGRPWRISAGSVVLATGGTAFLSGTFGTNVNTGDGLLMAAEVGAELSGMEFCTAYALAPEWGIHTKGRMLQWASFYDEHGRPFSTERGLGGRKDAQWALTHGHRVFARLDRAPEHIRQTMRDAQPNYFLPLDKAGIDPFVTAYPVRMVYEGSVRGTGGLRLTAPDCATTVPGLFAAGDAATRELITGSISGGGSHNGSWAIASGAFAGRGAAEFSRRRAAGDSAQSDHVGLRPGPAGAPTVDEVVRAAQDHVLPPLRSHLKSRERLTESAEALDRLWREIAGGLAPVPAREAYKPRQATAMVAAARWITAASLARTETRGLHRREDMPDIDHRLSHRILVGGLDSVWTATDPASPQLMSSEAVA; this comes from the coding sequence ATGACAACAGCCGGTGACGTCGGAGTGCACAGCACTGACGTCCTGGTGATCGGCGGCGGCCCTGCGGCCACCTGGGCCGCGATCGCGGCCGCCGAGACCGGTAGCCGGGTAGCGTTGGTGGACAAGGGTTATTGCGGCACGAGCGGCGCGACCGCCGCGGGCGGGAACAATCTGTGGCTGATCCCGCCCGGCCCTCGTCGGGAGGAATCCGTGCGCGAACGTGAGGCCGCCGCGGGTGGCCTGACCGACGCCGACTGGATGCTGCAGGTGCTGTCCGCGTCGTGGGACCGGATCGACGAGCTCGCACAGTGGGGCTATCCGTTCCCGGTGGGAGACGACGGCCGGCAGCTGCGCAGCAGCCTGCAGGGTCCCGAGTACATGCGGCGGATGCGCCGGAAAGCGCACCGCAGCGGCGTTCGCATCCTCGACCATCATCCGGCCACCGCGCTCACCTCCGATGCGGAGGGAGTCGTCAACGGGGCAACCGGGATTGCGCGGCAGGAGGGCGGGCGGCCGTGGCGTATCTCGGCCGGTTCGGTGGTTCTGGCCACCGGCGGCACCGCGTTCCTGTCCGGGACGTTCGGCACCAACGTCAACACCGGTGACGGGTTGTTGATGGCCGCCGAGGTGGGTGCCGAGTTGTCGGGTATGGAGTTCTGCACCGCCTACGCGCTGGCTCCGGAGTGGGGCATTCACACCAAGGGTCGAATGCTGCAGTGGGCCAGTTTCTACGACGAACACGGCCGCCCGTTCTCCACCGAACGCGGCCTGGGTGGACGTAAGGACGCGCAATGGGCGCTGACGCACGGACATCGGGTGTTCGCCAGGCTCGACCGCGCACCCGAGCACATCCGGCAGACCATGCGCGATGCCCAGCCCAACTACTTCCTTCCCCTCGACAAGGCCGGTATCGATCCGTTCGTCACGGCCTACCCCGTGCGGATGGTCTACGAGGGTTCCGTCCGCGGCACCGGGGGCCTGCGGTTGACCGCACCAGACTGCGCGACCACAGTGCCCGGCCTGTTCGCCGCGGGTGACGCGGCGACGAGGGAACTCATCACCGGTTCGATCAGCGGGGGCGGCAGCCACAACGGGTCGTGGGCGATCGCCTCGGGCGCCTTCGCGGGGCGCGGCGCGGCGGAGTTCAGTCGCAGGCGCGCGGCAGGTGATTCTGCGCAGAGCGACCACGTCGGCCTGAGGCCGGGCCCGGCCGGCGCGCCGACCGTCGACGAAGTGGTGCGCGCCGCACAGGACCACGTCCTGCCGCCACTGCGCAGTCACCTCAAATCGCGGGAGAGACTGACCGAATCCGCCGAGGCGCTCGACCGGTTGTGGCGTGAGATCGCCGGCGGGCTGGCACCGGTGCCGGCGCGGGAAGCCTACAAGCCGCGGCAGGCCACCGCTATGGTCGCCGCAGCACGTTGGATCACCGCAGCCTCGCTCGCGCGCACCGAAACCCGGGGCCTGCACCGCCGAGAGGACATGCCCGATATCGATCACCGGCTGAGTCACCGAATCCTGGTCGGCGGGCTCGACTCGGTGTGGACCGCCACCGATCCCGCGTCGCCGCAACTCATGTCGTCGGAGGCGGTGGCATGA
- a CDS encoding 4Fe-4S dicluster domain-containing protein — MIEIVSATACIACDVCVKVCPTDVFERGEDGIPVIARQSDCQTCFMCEAYCPVDALYVSPVSAPVGADSPHADEDAVARAGLLGGYREMIGWGRGRTAGARLDRNPILKAVPPLAESRLPSPATLADSPWNHPAD, encoded by the coding sequence ATGATCGAAATCGTCAGCGCCACCGCGTGCATCGCCTGCGATGTGTGCGTCAAGGTCTGCCCCACCGACGTCTTCGAACGCGGCGAGGACGGCATTCCGGTGATCGCCCGCCAGTCGGACTGCCAGACCTGCTTCATGTGTGAGGCGTACTGCCCCGTCGATGCGTTGTACGTCTCCCCCGTGTCGGCGCCGGTCGGCGCGGACAGCCCGCACGCCGACGAGGACGCGGTGGCCCGCGCCGGTCTGCTTGGCGGGTATCGCGAAATGATCGGCTGGGGCCGCGGGCGGACCGCAGGAGCGCGGCTCGACCGCAACCCGATTCTCAAAGCTGTTCCCCCACTTGCAGAGTCGCGGCTTCCCTCGCCGGCAACCCTGGCAGATTCGCCGTGGAACCACCCGGCTGACTGA
- a CDS encoding nitroreductase, translating to MAGSFPDVATIERAFDTAARAPSAQNAQPWRWRVTPGGVDLYADWSRRLGDRDNDRRDVLLSCGAVLHHCAVALAANGWAPRVRRFPERDDADHLALIELIEAAPRPADTELASAIDRRRADRRPYRPDSLPAGSLELLHVRAERDGLRFGVVPKANWGRSSEGDVVLQYSGPADVPADDAVLLVLGTEIDDDLMRVRAGETMSDIVLAATSMGLATCPLTTPLSDTRSRLSLACEVFDGEAYPQVLIRVGWAPDDGDPPPALGRRSVDETTVWML from the coding sequence CTGGCGGGTTCCTTTCCCGATGTCGCCACGATCGAGCGCGCCTTCGACACTGCCGCGCGTGCACCCTCGGCGCAGAACGCGCAGCCCTGGCGGTGGCGTGTCACCCCGGGCGGCGTCGATCTCTACGCGGATTGGAGTCGCCGACTGGGCGACAGGGACAATGACCGCCGCGACGTGCTGCTCAGCTGCGGAGCCGTCCTGCATCACTGTGCGGTGGCGTTGGCGGCCAACGGGTGGGCTCCGCGGGTACGCCGGTTCCCCGAACGAGACGACGCTGATCACCTGGCGCTGATCGAGCTGATCGAGGCAGCGCCGAGGCCGGCCGATACCGAACTGGCTTCGGCCATCGATCGGCGTCGGGCCGACCGCCGGCCCTACCGGCCGGATTCACTTCCGGCGGGGTCTCTGGAGTTGTTGCACGTACGCGCGGAGCGTGACGGTCTCCGGTTCGGTGTGGTCCCGAAGGCCAACTGGGGCAGGTCGTCCGAGGGCGACGTCGTGCTGCAGTACAGCGGGCCGGCCGACGTGCCGGCCGATGACGCGGTGTTGTTGGTGCTCGGTACTGAGATCGACGACGACCTGATGCGGGTGCGTGCCGGCGAGACGATGAGCGACATCGTGCTCGCGGCCACGTCGATGGGATTGGCGACCTGTCCGCTGACGACGCCACTGAGCGATACGCGCAGTCGTCTGTCGCTGGCGTGCGAGGTCTTCGACGGCGAGGCGTATCCGCAGGTGCTCATCCGCGTGGGCTGGGCACCTGATGACGGCGATCCGCCGCCGGCGCTCGGTCGTCGCTCGGTGGACGAGACCACGGTCTGGATGCTGTGA
- a CDS encoding MarR family winged helix-turn-helix transcriptional regulator, protein MSTTATDLDPLALERQVCFALAVANRAVLGVYRPLLEPLGLTHPQYLVMLALWDHRKTTSESSALSVKQIANALQLDSATLSPMLKRLETLGLITRTRSTVDERSTNVELTDAGIALRERALAIPPAVVARLGGDLAELEELHRCLTRINTAAQAAGALDL, encoded by the coding sequence ATGTCGACGACCGCCACGGACCTGGATCCGCTCGCCCTGGAGCGCCAGGTCTGTTTCGCGCTGGCGGTCGCCAACCGGGCTGTCCTGGGCGTCTACCGCCCGTTGCTCGAGCCACTCGGGCTGACACACCCGCAGTACCTGGTGATGCTGGCACTGTGGGATCACCGAAAGACGACGTCGGAGTCCTCCGCACTGTCGGTCAAGCAGATCGCCAATGCGCTGCAACTCGATTCGGCGACGCTCTCCCCCATGCTCAAACGCTTGGAGACCCTCGGTCTGATCACCCGCACGAGAAGCACCGTCGACGAGCGTTCCACGAACGTCGAACTGACCGACGCCGGGATCGCGCTCCGGGAACGGGCGCTGGCGATACCCCCGGCCGTTGTCGCCCGCCTGGGTGGCGATCTCGCTGAACTCGAAGAGTTGCACCGCTGCCTGACCCGCATCAACACTGCCGCTCAGGCGGCCGGCGCACTCGACCTTTGA
- a CDS encoding DUF5313 domain-containing protein, protein MADDAHPSFFQRITYAYGRRLPASMNRWVAEDLAGQGAVRRHMIRMAIPPLLILAPFWLLPTSFYVRLEMTAPIYIWALLMALALNKVWRRHRLAQHNLDPKLVDVIQRKKDQHIHDDYARRFGPRPEEAKWQQNSSPF, encoded by the coding sequence ATGGCCGACGACGCCCACCCCTCCTTCTTCCAGCGCATCACCTACGCCTACGGGCGGCGTCTGCCCGCCTCGATGAACAGGTGGGTCGCCGAGGACCTGGCCGGTCAGGGGGCTGTTCGCCGGCACATGATCCGGATGGCGATTCCGCCGCTGCTCATACTCGCTCCCTTCTGGCTCCTTCCCACGTCCTTCTACGTGCGTCTCGAGATGACGGCCCCGATCTACATCTGGGCGCTGCTGATGGCGCTCGCGCTGAACAAGGTGTGGCGCCGCCACCGGTTGGCGCAACACAACCTGGACCCCAAGCTGGTCGACGTGATCCAGCGGAAGAAGGACCAGCACATCCACGACGACTACGCTCGCCGATTCGGGCCTCGCCCCGAGGAGGCCAAGTGGCAGCAGAACAGCAGCCCGTTCTGA
- a CDS encoding long chain fatty acid-CoA synthetase Faa4p encodes MAGQAFEIVVTQDATGCTVTVPELNAVAHRRDRADAEMAARELISRHTGIPHGFVAVWSRD; translated from the coding sequence ATGGCGGGACAGGCCTTCGAGATCGTCGTGACCCAAGACGCGACCGGGTGCACCGTGACGGTCCCCGAGCTCAACGCCGTGGCCCACCGCCGCGATCGCGCCGATGCGGAGATGGCGGCCCGTGAGCTCATCTCCCGCCACACCGGCATTCCGCACGGATTCGTCGCCGTCTGGTCGCGCGACTGA
- a CDS encoding isocitrate/isopropylmalate dehydrogenase family protein, which yields MSVEHPLRLGVLAGDGIGPEIVSATVQISERALAAVSVPVDWRRLRMGSEAITSDGTPLPQHTLDELDRLDAWVLGPHDNASYPAPFRDELSPGGTIRKRYGLYANIRPARRLSDTIPAVCPALDAVVVRENTEGFYSDRNMYDGAGEFMPTADVAMAIAVFTREACERIAHQAFRLARTRRRSVTVAHKANVLSKTTGLFRDSCVRIGEQYPEVTVRLEHIDALAALLVARPAEFDVIVAENMFGDILSDLTGQLAGSLGMAPSINLSDSKAMAQAAHGSAPDLAGRNTANPVAMILSTAMLLEWLANKHGRAALAEAASSIRDAVRRSLDDGVHTADLGGAATTTGFTEHVLSVLAAG from the coding sequence ATGTCAGTGGAGCATCCTTTGCGGCTGGGGGTGCTGGCCGGTGACGGCATCGGACCCGAGATCGTCTCGGCGACAGTGCAGATCAGCGAACGAGCATTGGCGGCGGTGTCGGTACCCGTGGACTGGCGGCGGCTGCGAATGGGCAGCGAGGCCATCACCAGCGACGGCACCCCGTTGCCGCAACACACCCTCGACGAACTCGACCGCCTCGACGCGTGGGTGCTCGGTCCGCACGACAACGCGAGCTATCCCGCGCCGTTCCGCGACGAGCTCTCGCCCGGCGGCACCATCCGCAAGCGTTACGGGCTGTACGCCAACATCCGACCGGCCCGCCGGTTGAGCGACACGATCCCGGCGGTGTGCCCCGCACTCGACGCCGTCGTGGTCCGCGAGAACACCGAGGGGTTCTACTCCGACCGGAACATGTACGACGGCGCCGGCGAGTTCATGCCCACCGCAGACGTCGCGATGGCCATCGCGGTGTTCACGCGGGAAGCATGTGAACGCATTGCGCACCAAGCCTTTCGGCTCGCACGCACCCGGCGCCGCTCGGTCACCGTCGCCCACAAGGCCAACGTGCTGTCCAAGACCACCGGGTTGTTCCGCGACAGCTGTGTGCGAATCGGCGAACAGTATCCCGAGGTGACGGTCCGGCTCGAACACATCGACGCGCTCGCCGCTTTACTGGTGGCCCGTCCCGCCGAGTTCGACGTCATCGTCGCCGAGAACATGTTCGGCGACATCCTGTCCGACCTCACTGGGCAGCTTGCCGGTTCGCTGGGGATGGCGCCGTCGATCAACCTCTCAGACAGCAAGGCGATGGCCCAGGCCGCTCACGGTTCCGCACCGGACCTCGCGGGCAGAAACACTGCCAACCCGGTCGCGATGATCCTGTCCACGGCGATGCTGCTCGAATGGCTGGCGAACAAACACGGTCGTGCGGCGTTGGCGGAGGCCGCGTCGTCGATACGGGATGCGGTGCGGCGCAGCCTCGATGACGGTGTCCACACCGCCGACCTCGGCGGCGCCGCGACCACCACCGGCTTCACCGAACACGTGCTCTCGGTGCTGGCCGCGGGCTGA
- a CDS encoding phosphate-starvation-inducible PsiE family protein: MTDLAARRIAKTKTDENERQRFADRALGLLEDAVYWAIAVVLVICSVALLVAQFNTMLRLRNSPASTVMLEVLDGLLLIFIFVELLYAVRSCLRSHEIVAEPFLIVGILAGIKEIVVLSVEAATLLEKGPEFARAVVEIGVLGGVVLVLALAAFVLRERRRDTDDAGEDAADNKDGLAVT; the protein is encoded by the coding sequence ATGACGGACCTGGCGGCGCGCCGGATAGCGAAGACGAAAACCGACGAGAACGAGCGGCAGCGCTTCGCCGACCGGGCGCTCGGGCTGCTCGAGGATGCGGTCTACTGGGCGATCGCGGTCGTGCTCGTGATCTGTTCGGTCGCGCTGCTGGTGGCGCAGTTCAACACCATGCTGCGGCTGCGGAACTCGCCGGCATCGACCGTCATGCTCGAAGTGCTCGACGGGTTGTTGCTGATCTTCATCTTCGTGGAACTGCTCTACGCCGTCCGCTCGTGTCTGCGGTCGCACGAGATCGTCGCCGAACCGTTTCTCATCGTCGGGATCCTGGCCGGCATAAAGGAGATCGTGGTGCTCTCCGTGGAAGCCGCCACGCTGCTGGAGAAGGGACCTGAGTTCGCCAGGGCAGTCGTCGAGATCGGCGTCCTCGGTGGGGTGGTACTCGTGTTGGCCTTGGCGGCGTTCGTTCTACGTGAGCGGCGTCGAGACACCGACGATGCCGGCGAAGACGCCGCTGACAACAAGGACGGACTCGCCGTGACGTAG
- a CDS encoding TspO/MBR family protein gives MRASTLAKTAGTVFATGALGGLASRPGPSLWYATLKKPSFQPPSQAFGIVWPVLYADIAAVSASAIDHYNDTGQPEKARAYTTALVANLILNGSWTWLFFNRHQLGLSAIAAGALAASSADLTRRAVEAQGAQAAPLGLYPLWCGFATALSSRIWWLNR, from the coding sequence ATGCGTGCTTCCACTCTCGCCAAGACCGCCGGCACGGTGTTCGCCACCGGCGCGCTCGGCGGCCTCGCCAGCCGACCCGGGCCCTCGCTGTGGTACGCCACGCTGAAGAAGCCCAGTTTCCAGCCGCCGAGCCAGGCCTTCGGAATCGTCTGGCCGGTGCTCTACGCCGACATCGCCGCCGTCTCGGCATCGGCGATCGACCACTACAACGACACCGGGCAGCCGGAGAAGGCGCGGGCCTACACCACGGCGCTGGTCGCCAACCTGATCCTCAACGGCAGCTGGACATGGCTGTTCTTCAACCGTCACCAGTTGGGGTTGTCGGCGATCGCGGCGGGTGCGCTCGCCGCGAGCAGCGCTGATCTGACCCGCCGCGCCGTCGAGGCGCAGGGCGCGCAGGCGGCGCCGCTCGGCCTGTATCCGCTGTGGTGCGGATTCGCGACCGCGCTGTCCTCGCGCATCTGGTGGCTGAATCGATGA
- a CDS encoding MFS transporter — translation MRSPAAVRPGVLVSGLSVVVLTVAVLQTAVVPVLGVIGSQLGASAVAVSWAVTANLLAAIAATPLLGRLADMYSKKRVLLGVLIVVLIGSVLAAVTSSLALLIVARVLQGASYALYPISVAVLREELPPGRLPGAMAVMSGTLGFGGGVGLVVVGLLMSGDADYHRVFWLTTAFTVVVLAIVVFLVPARRSRSAGSIDWLGAVGLAVGLSAVLLAITQGNGWGWFSGWTLACALGGVAVLGAWWLWENRREHPLVSTRMLTRPAMLLTNLATVFVGMGLYFVFLGLTQFVQVPRSGAGYGFGATVLESSVIFLLPGALTGFAVALVSGRFIDRYGARRVLVAAAMAGVLGFVLLAVAHDQRWQIIVGGILANTYISLGYGALPALVVAEVDAGETGVATGMNAIARTVGGSMAAAVVAVLLGRSAPGTGVPMESSFVVVFVAGAVTAALALVLIALTRPRQREVDPDALTHSRAMNHEWG, via the coding sequence ATGCGGTCACCTGCCGCCGTGCGGCCGGGAGTGTTGGTGAGCGGCCTGAGCGTGGTCGTACTGACCGTCGCTGTCCTGCAGACCGCGGTGGTCCCGGTGCTCGGCGTCATCGGCAGCCAGCTCGGCGCCTCGGCGGTCGCGGTGAGCTGGGCCGTCACCGCCAATCTCTTGGCCGCCATCGCGGCAACACCACTGCTCGGTCGCCTCGCGGACATGTACAGCAAGAAGCGCGTACTCCTCGGTGTGCTGATCGTGGTGCTGATCGGATCAGTGCTCGCTGCGGTGACCTCGTCGTTGGCGTTGCTGATCGTCGCGCGGGTGCTGCAGGGCGCGTCATACGCGCTCTATCCCATCAGTGTGGCGGTGTTGCGGGAGGAGCTGCCCCCCGGACGGCTGCCGGGCGCGATGGCGGTGATGTCAGGCACGCTCGGCTTCGGCGGCGGTGTCGGCCTGGTCGTCGTCGGCCTGCTGATGAGCGGGGATGCCGACTACCACCGGGTGTTCTGGCTGACCACCGCGTTCACGGTCGTCGTTCTCGCCATCGTGGTGTTCCTGGTGCCCGCCCGCCGGAGCCGTTCCGCCGGGTCGATCGACTGGCTGGGTGCGGTCGGGCTGGCGGTGGGATTGTCGGCGGTGCTTCTCGCCATCACGCAGGGCAACGGGTGGGGATGGTTCTCGGGCTGGACGCTGGCATGCGCGCTCGGCGGTGTGGCGGTGCTCGGCGCGTGGTGGCTGTGGGAGAACCGGCGCGAGCATCCGCTGGTGTCGACGCGCATGCTGACCCGCCCTGCGATGCTGCTGACCAACCTCGCGACCGTCTTCGTGGGCATGGGTCTGTACTTCGTCTTCCTCGGACTCACCCAGTTCGTACAGGTCCCGCGGTCAGGGGCGGGCTACGGCTTCGGCGCCACCGTGCTGGAGTCGAGCGTGATCTTCCTTCTGCCGGGCGCCCTGACCGGTTTCGCCGTCGCGCTGGTCAGCGGCCGCTTCATCGACCGGTACGGCGCGCGCCGGGTACTGGTCGCGGCCGCGATGGCCGGCGTCCTCGGGTTCGTCCTGCTCGCGGTGGCCCATGACCAGCGCTGGCAGATCATCGTGGGGGGCATCCTGGCCAACACCTACATCAGCCTCGGCTACGGCGCGCTACCTGCGCTGGTCGTGGCGGAGGTCGACGCCGGAGAAACTGGTGTGGCCACCGGGATGAACGCGATCGCGCGGACGGTCGGCGGTTCCATGGCCGCCGCGGTGGTGGCGGTGCTGCTCGGCCGGTCCGCGCCTGGTACCGGGGTGCCGATGGAAAGCAGTTTCGTGGTCGTGTTCGTCGCCGGCGCCGTCACCGCGGCGCTCGCGCTGGTCTTGATAGCGCTCACCCGGCCGCGTC